The DNA region ATTTGGTGACCCCAACACATCCTGATCTTGATGACATGGATTTTGATAGTGTTGTACAATTAGTTTaacaagaatataaaataaaggaaATCTAATGGAAACAATGATTTGTAGATTTACTTTTGGCAACATATGATATAGGACAATAACACATGAAAGAatataaaatgaagaaaaaagaaagttgaaaagtattggagagaagatcccacatcgaatatatgaaagggacttgagtaatatataagggatttgggccaatccactaattgccaattggttttgagttggaagcccataataaacccgaatctaacatggtatcagagccggcCCAATACCCTGACCCATTAATCCGGCCCGGACAGTGGCCCGATCATCCCATTAGCTGATGGCCCATAGAAGGCTCAGTTCCACCGAGATCGCTAGAAAATAAAAGCATGATTTCGGAGGGGGTATGATGGATTCTGCGAGATTAATGGTTATACGCACCATTATCTCGAGGGAGggtattggagagaagatcccacaTCGAATATATGAAAGagacttgagtaatatataagggatttgggccaatccactaattgccaattggttttgagttggaagcccataataaacccgaatctaacaaaaagcaaataagaatttataaattcAGTCATCTGCGAGGTCTCAAGAATCATAACAACTGAATTATATAGCTTATCTCTCAACACGGTTTCCTAGACGCGTTGTAAAGTTATTTAAAACTAGTTCTGGTTCATGGCTTGTAGGATTGCCATGATTCTGCAGtgaaatgttaaatttcaaTTCAATTATAACTAATCCACATAGAGAAGACGAAATGTATTTGCTTTACATACCTTAATATCCTTTCTTAGAACAAGATTTGACAATTTGAAATGAGCAGTAGGACCGTTTGGTAAACCAATGATAAGGAGCGCATCTACATATGATTATAACAAACAAACCATATAAAGACTTGTATCAAAGGGCACAAAACATGTAACACCATGGCGCAAAGAACTAACCAGGTTTTATGCGATTTGTATGAACTACAATAAGAGATGTATAATCTTTCTTCTTAGCGTATTCTACAATCTGCAAAACCACCATATATCTAAAAAGTTACCTCTTCAATATAGTATTCAGACGGTGGAAACGGCAGGCAACGGATGAAGATGACGGAGAGAGAAAATCTTAGGGTGTGAGAATCTTATTTCAGAACTATTAATGGGTCTAAACATGGGTCCATTAATAGAATAATCTGTTTATCAAACGTGCATGTTTGTACAATGCGATGAGTCCACGGAAGAGCAAGCGCCGTATCAGCTGCAGCTTCCAGGCGTAAAAGTCACCATTTCCGAAACTTTGTATTGTCTtctctgtccaagatctttgcAAGTACGATTCAGCGTTAGGAGTTTAGGATTACATTGGAGGAGTTAGGATGTTGCCTAAAGCCCtagtttataattattatgttgTAATTGTTCGGGTGATGAAGTGAAGAATGAATTGCGTGTTGCTCTCTTTCCGTTTCCTTTAAGCTTCTGATAAAATTAGTGAGACTGGTTGCTGCTAATGGAGCTCTCGATGCCAATAGTTTCAGCATTGTTGCCTTGCAGGGAAGGTAAACTATAGGGAGCAGTGAAATTGGTTGAGGAGATGGGAAGCTAGATGTTTCTCTGTAGATTTTGGTCACAATGAGCAAAACTTAGCCTGTATACAAAACATTTTGATCAACGCTCTCTGGGAAGCAAACCACTTAGATGAAGCAACCAACCCGACAGATGATACAATCTGGGATCATCTTGTGAAACAGATGACGAAAGCAAGATTCAAAAATACGGACCAAACCAAACAATGATCATTTCTCATAGTTTTCTTGTAATATATCAAtacatatcatttttttttctgcacATCAATTAGGAAATAAAACTCAACATTTTATATCAATGATTATCAACAAAAAGATTCAGTGGTTGCAACCTCAAAACCTACCAATCTCTATCTTCTTAAtccccaacaaaaaaaaaaaatcagaagagGCCAAAGAGGATCGAAAACCCAAGAGCCATCATCCAGACAATGTGGATCAAAAGCAGAGCTTGTCCAGGAACAGACAACCCAACGCCATTACCAACATCACAAGCTCCAGGTTTAGAGACACCAACGCCGTGGCACAGAGCATCTGCACAACCGCACCAGTACGTAACGCCGTCTTCTCCGCAAACCGGATCAGCCCTAAAACACTTAACCGGACACGAAGCCGGTTTAGACGTTTTCCCGCAGAATTCACCGTTGGTCTTCTCGGAAGGTAATCGAATCTCTCCTCCCTTGTTAATCTCCGTCGATGAAACCAGAGAGAGGCTCAGAAGAATCAGAGAGAGGACGGCCAACGATGGCGAGAACGTCGACATTGCCGAGATTTGGATCTTCAAACGGACGTtatttcctctctctctctctctctttttcttgaaAGGAAACAACGACAGGAGAATTCAAGAAGAAGGAAAGAATGATTCGggaaaaatctatctttgacagagaataataatttgttttcttttatttatttagcataaatctaattttaaaaattgacaaaaaaaagtagtagtaatgttttaaaatttgatgaTTCGTGTATGAGTAGGAACAGTTGGTTGAAACGGCTACCAACCAAAACAGCGCACATGCTTACGCTTTTTACCAGCTGGCCACCCCCAAGGAGATTAGAATTTCGTGTCGTCATTGTTTTCTACATATGAACTTCATGCTGTCTACTTATGTAAGCatgaaattcataaaaaaaatttcca from Brassica napus cultivar Da-Ae chromosome A3 unlocalized genomic scaffold, Da-Ae chrA03_Random_6, whole genome shotgun sequence includes:
- the LOC125594153 gene encoding uncharacterized protein LOC125594153 — translated: MSTFSPSLAVLSLILLSLSLVSSTEINKGGEIRLPSEKTNGEFCGKTSKPASCPVKCFRADPVCGEDGVTYWCGCADALCHGVGVSKPGACDVGNGVGLSVPGQALLLIHIVWMMALGFSILFGLF